A region from the Desulfobaccales bacterium genome encodes:
- a CDS encoding (Fe-S)-binding protein, protein MGLIKLFIPCFLDQSAPGVANAVTKLLDRLNVPWEYPEDQTCCGQFAWTAGDTATARRLMRHFLRVFAGDETIVCPSASCTYLVRHCFPELAEGLKERRAVESLAARVLELSEWLVKAGPFPLRPRFEGSLVLHQSCKARQLEVLACAREVLSTVKGLEVLTVSPYYTCCGFGGTFSLMQPELSREIGEAYLAAVAATGASGLVSLDYSCLLHLQGLGVPAARKLNFYYLAELL, encoded by the coding sequence TTGGGTTTAATCAAGCTCTTCATACCCTGCTTCCTGGACCAGAGTGCGCCCGGCGTGGCTAACGCGGTGACCAAACTTCTGGATCGCCTGAACGTTCCCTGGGAATACCCGGAGGACCAGACCTGCTGCGGCCAGTTTGCCTGGACCGCGGGAGATACGGCCACGGCCCGGAGGCTCATGCGCCATTTTCTCCGGGTCTTTGCCGGAGACGAGACTATCGTCTGCCCCAGCGCCTCCTGCACTTATCTGGTGCGGCACTGTTTCCCCGAGCTGGCCGAAGGCCTTAAGGAACGCCGGGCCGTGGAGTCCCTGGCGGCCCGGGTTCTGGAATTAAGCGAGTGGCTGGTTAAGGCGGGGCCGTTCCCCTTGCGCCCCCGGTTTGAGGGATCTCTGGTCCTGCACCAGTCTTGTAAGGCCAGGCAGTTGGAGGTCTTGGCGTGCGCCCGGGAGGTCTTGTCCACGGTAAAGGGTTTGGAGGTGCTGACGGTTTCACCTTATTACACCTGCTGCGGCTTTGGCGGGACGTTCAGTCTGATGCAGCCTGAACTTTCCCGGGAGATCGGCGAGGCCTACCTGGCTGCTGTGGCAGCCACGGGCGCATCGGGGCTGGTGTCTTTGGATTATAGCTGTCTCCTGCATTTACAGGGGCTGGGGGTTCCGGCAGCCCGAAAGTTGAATTTTTATTATCTGGCGGAGCTCCTCTAG
- a CDS encoding sigma-54 dependent transcriptional regulator yields the protein MTEASAHILVIDDDKAMRDACYQILSRKGFQVELAAGAKQGLALLERQSFDAILLDLVMPDMDGLEALKKIRTLDPDVEVIIITGYGTIQSAVESIKAGAFHFLSKPFVPDDLRNLVGRALEKRRMDLENLYLRQELRAKDERNTLVYESEPMVRIVDMVTRVAPTDSTVLITGESGTGKGLVARKLHQLSQRSRRPFITVDCGTLVETLFESELFGHVKGSFTGADANKVGKFELAQNGTLFFDEVSNIGLEVQAKLLRAVEERKISKVGSHRVITVDVRIIAATNKDLTKAIRDGSFREDLFYRLNVVLIKMPPLRERKSDIPMLIQHFLDKYNARLRKEIRGISPDALDLLTRHDWPGNVRELENTMERLVVLSSGPYLEPADLVFAGTVLTPPPESSEGGSLKNLERDHIIQTLQRYDGHKSETARALGIDRKTLREKLKRYNLE from the coding sequence ATGACCGAAGCCTCGGCTCATATTCTGGTGATCGATGATGACAAAGCCATGCGGGACGCTTGCTACCAAATCCTTTCCCGCAAAGGTTTCCAGGTGGAGTTGGCTGCCGGCGCCAAACAGGGCCTGGCGCTGCTGGAGCGCCAATCCTTCGACGCCATTCTCCTGGACCTGGTTATGCCCGACATGGACGGCCTGGAAGCCCTGAAAAAAATCCGGACCCTGGACCCCGACGTCGAAGTCATCATCATCACGGGCTACGGCACCATCCAGTCCGCGGTGGAATCCATCAAGGCCGGCGCCTTCCATTTCCTTTCCAAGCCCTTTGTGCCCGACGACCTGCGCAACCTGGTGGGCCGGGCCCTGGAGAAACGCCGCATGGACCTGGAAAACCTCTACCTGCGCCAGGAACTGCGCGCCAAAGACGAACGCAACACGCTGGTCTACGAGAGCGAACCCATGGTCCGGATCGTGGACATGGTTACCCGGGTCGCCCCCACGGACAGCACCGTGCTCATCACCGGCGAATCCGGCACCGGCAAGGGGCTGGTGGCCCGCAAGCTGCACCAGTTGAGCCAGCGCTCCCGGCGTCCCTTCATTACCGTGGATTGCGGCACTTTGGTTGAGACCCTGTTCGAAAGCGAACTCTTCGGGCACGTCAAAGGCTCCTTCACCGGGGCCGACGCCAACAAAGTCGGTAAATTCGAGTTGGCCCAAAACGGCACCCTGTTCTTTGACGAAGTCAGTAACATCGGCCTCGAGGTCCAGGCCAAGCTGCTCCGGGCGGTGGAGGAACGCAAGATTTCCAAGGTGGGCAGCCACCGGGTGATTACCGTGGATGTGCGCATCATCGCCGCCACCAACAAAGACCTTACCAAGGCCATCCGGGATGGCTCCTTTCGGGAAGACCTGTTTTACCGCCTCAACGTCGTCCTGATCAAGATGCCGCCCTTGCGGGAGCGCAAAAGCGATATTCCCATGCTGATCCAACACTTTTTAGACAAGTATAATGCCCGGCTGCGCAAAGAAATCCGCGGCATCTCGCCGGATGCCCTGGACCTGCTGACGCGCCATGACTGGCCCGGCAATGTCCGGGAGTTGGAAAATACCATGGAGCGCCTGGTGGTCTTGAGTTCCGGCCCGTATCTCGAACCCGCGGACCTGGTCTTTGCCGGTACCGTCTTAACCCCGCCTCCCGAATCCTCCGAAGGCGGGTCGCTTAAAAACCTGGAACGGGACCACATCATCCAAACCCTCCAACGCTACGACGGCCACAAAAGCGAAACCGCCCGAGCCCTGGGCATCGACCGCAAAACCCTCCGGGAGAAGTTGAAGCGGTATAACCTTGAATAA
- a CDS encoding transposase, protein MRSRYKITELESPHFITCTIVAWLPVFTRTKYLDIITASLTFCRQQKGLRLHAYVILDNHLHLIVSADNLSQVIRDFKRHTAKEILAAASQENKQWLLKQFEFFKGVHKGKSQHQVWQEGVHPQAIITEDMLTQKLDYIHYNPVRLGLVDRPEDWRYSSARNYLGQDGLLEIDLID, encoded by the coding sequence ATGCGTAGCCGCTATAAGATCACCGAATTGGAATCCCCCCACTTCATTACCTGCACCATTGTGGCCTGGCTGCCCGTCTTTACCCGCACAAAATATCTGGACATTATCACCGCCTCTTTAACCTTCTGCCGACAACAAAAAGGCCTGCGCCTCCACGCCTATGTTATCCTCGATAATCATCTGCACTTGATAGTCTCCGCAGATAATCTGTCCCAGGTGATTCGAGACTTTAAAAGACATACCGCCAAGGAAATCCTGGCGGCCGCCAGTCAAGAAAACAAGCAATGGCTGCTCAAGCAGTTCGAATTCTTCAAAGGCGTGCATAAAGGCAAAAGCCAGCATCAAGTCTGGCAGGAGGGGGTCCACCCTCAGGCGATCATCACCGAGGATATGCTCACCCAGAAGCTGGATTATATTCACTATAATCCCGTGAGGCTTGGTTTAGTGGACCGACCCGAAGACTGGCGTTATTCCAGTGCCCGAAATTACTTGGGCCAGGATGGATTGTTGGAAATTGATTTGATTGACTAG
- a CDS encoding HU family DNA-binding protein, translating into MNKSQLIEALAKAENITLKKAEMVVNAVFENMADALVQKERIEIRGFGSFKVKFYNGYKGRNPKTGDLIKVDGKKLPFFKVGKELRERVDR; encoded by the coding sequence ATGAACAAGTCGCAACTCATCGAAGCTCTGGCCAAAGCTGAGAATATCACCTTGAAAAAGGCGGAAATGGTGGTCAACGCCGTTTTTGAGAACATGGCGGATGCCCTGGTGCAAAAAGAACGCATCGAAATTCGCGGCTTTGGCAGCTTTAAAGTGAAATTCTACAATGGCTATAAAGGCCGCAACCCCAAGACCGGCGACCTCATCAAGGTAGACGGCAAGAAATTGCCCTTCTTCAAGGTGGGGAAGGAATTACGGGAGCGCGTCGATCGCTGA
- a CDS encoding NAD(P)H-dependent oxidoreductase → MALISVILAHPRHGSFNHAIAATVMQTLEAQGHEVWFHDLYQENFDSILLAPELEREAFLSPHLEQHCREIAQAQGIVIVHPNWWGQPPAILKGWVDRVMRPDVAYRFLEGDTGEGVPVGLLKAKAALVFTTSNTPPDRELAVFGDPLETLWKNCIFGLCGVPLVYRKNFAVVVTSTDAQRQAWLEEIKEMVGLFCPT, encoded by the coding sequence ATGGCCCTCATTTCCGTAATTCTGGCGCACCCGCGGCACGGCAGCTTCAATCACGCCATTGCCGCCACCGTGATGCAAACCCTGGAGGCCCAGGGGCATGAGGTCTGGTTCCATGATCTCTACCAGGAAAATTTCGATTCCATCCTCCTCGCACCGGAACTGGAGCGGGAGGCCTTTCTGTCCCCACACCTCGAGCAACATTGCCGGGAGATCGCCCAGGCCCAAGGCATCGTCATCGTCCATCCCAACTGGTGGGGCCAGCCGCCGGCCATCCTGAAGGGCTGGGTGGACCGGGTGATGCGCCCGGATGTGGCCTACCGATTCCTGGAGGGTGACACCGGCGAAGGCGTTCCGGTCGGGCTGCTTAAGGCCAAGGCTGCGCTGGTGTTTACCACCTCCAATACTCCGCCGGACCGGGAACTGGCGGTCTTCGGCGACCCCCTGGAAACCCTCTGGAAAAACTGTATCTTTGGCTTGTGCGGCGTTCCCCTGGTTTACCGCAAAAATTTCGCCGTGGTGGTCACCAGCACCGACGCCCAACGGCAGGCCTGGCTGGAGGAAATTAAGGAGATGGTCGGCCTCTTTTGCCCCACCTGA
- a CDS encoding HAD-IA family hydrolase, producing MFQVIIYDCDGVLIDSRESNRAFYNHILGRFGLPPMIEEQLEVVHVSTAQGAIDYLFQGQPALEEAQAYQRTINNDPFLALLNLTPHIREVLAQLRTRYHTAIATNRGKSLPLVLKTLGIADYFDLTISAYDVSRPKPHPECLLKILTHFRLAPEAALYIGDAALDQEVAATAGVPFAAYKNPGLKARYHLHDHLDLLPILKL from the coding sequence TTGTTTCAGGTCATCATTTATGACTGCGACGGGGTGTTGATTGATTCCCGGGAATCGAACCGGGCCTTTTACAATCACATCCTGGGGCGTTTTGGGTTGCCGCCCATGATTGAGGAGCAACTGGAGGTGGTGCATGTCAGCACCGCCCAGGGGGCCATTGATTATCTTTTCCAGGGTCAACCCGCTTTGGAGGAAGCCCAGGCTTATCAAAGGACCATTAATAACGACCCGTTTCTGGCCCTCCTGAACCTTACGCCCCATATTCGGGAGGTGCTGGCTCAGTTGCGGACCCGGTATCACACCGCCATTGCCACCAACCGGGGCAAAAGCCTGCCCCTGGTGCTTAAGACCCTGGGAATAGCTGATTATTTCGATCTGACCATCTCGGCCTACGACGTAAGCCGTCCCAAACCCCACCCGGAATGCCTTCTGAAGATTCTCACCCACTTCCGCTTGGCGCCGGAAGCCGCCCTCTACATCGGGGACGCGGCCCTGGACCAGGAAGTGGCCGCCACTGCCGGGGTGCCCTTCGCGGCTTACAAAAATCCGGGGTTGAAAGCCCGTTATCACCTCCACGACCATCTGGATCTGTTGCCGATTTTGAAGCTTTAA